A region from the Musa acuminata AAA Group cultivar baxijiao chromosome BXJ1-10, Cavendish_Baxijiao_AAA, whole genome shotgun sequence genome encodes:
- the LOC135595442 gene encoding tryptophan synthase alpha chain-like isoform X2 — MASGTVAVAPNSCCFHVSSAKPRFHSILMNHPPKSSLRMRAQGLGISETFSDLRRQGRVAFIPYITAGDPDLSTTAKALKLLDCCGADIIELGLPYNNPILDGPVIQASNKRALAGKTNMEAVISMLKEVVPQISCPIVIYSYYNLILARRSEWFLSALEDAGAKGIIVPDLPFEESADLKREAAKKNIDMVLLTTPTTTKKKMKAISDASEGFIYLVSSAGVTGARDTVNRQVQFLLKEIKEKTAKPVAVGFGISKPEHVKQLSLWGADGVIVGSAIVKRLGEANSTEEGLKHVESFVASLTAALPPGDQGLGEEHASSFIMQQRRDNCGKYRDLHLPHLCISITEDVRN; from the exons ATGGCTTCCGGTACCGTGGCTGTGGCTCCCAACTCCTGCTGCTTCCATGTTTCTTCAGCAAAACCCAGATTCCACTCCATTCTGATGAACCACCCTCCAAAATCTTCGCTTAGGATGAGAGCTCAGGGGCTGGGAATCTCGGAAACCTTCTCCGATTTAAGAAGACAAGGAAGA GTTGCATTTATACCATACATCACTGCTGGTGATCCTGATCTATCGACAACAGCAAAAGCCCTGAAGCTACTGGACTGTTGTGGTGCTGATATAATCGAGTTGGGGTTGCCATACAATAATCCTATTTTGGATGGTCCTGTGATACag GCATCAAACAAAAGAGCCTTGGCTGGCAAGACAAACATGGAAGCAGTCATCTCCATGTTAAAGGAG GTAGTTCCACAAATCTCTTGTCCGATTGTAATATACTCATATTACAATCTAATACTGGCCCGCAGAAGTGAATGGTTCTTGTCTGCATTGGAAGATGCTGGTGCCAAAG GGATTATTGTGCCAGACCTTCCATTTGAAGAGagtgctgatttgaagagagaagCTGCCAAGAAAAACATTGATATG GTTTTGCTCACTACACCGACTAccacaaaaaagaaaatgaaggccaTTTCTGATGCTTCAGAAGGATTCATATACCTA GTAAGTTCTGCTGGAGTTACTGGTGCAAGAGACACTGTGAATAGACAAGTccagtttcttctcaaggaaatcAAAGAG AAAACTGCAAAGCCTGTTGCGGTTGGCTTTGGCATATCAAAACCAGAGCATGTTAAACAG CTTTCATTGTGGGGAGCTGATGGTGTTATCGTCGGAAGCGCAATTGTTAAGCGGTTAGGCGAAGCTAATTCCACAGAAGAAGGATTAAAGCATGTGGAATCCTTTGTGGCATCTTTAACAGCAGCACTTCCTCCCGGGGATCAGGGACTTGGAGAAGAACATGCTTCTTCCTTCATCATGCAACAGAGGAGAGATAATTGTGGCAAGTACCGCGATCTACATCTTCCTCATCTCTGCATCAGCATCACTGAGGACGTCAGAAACTAG
- the LOC135595442 gene encoding tryptophan synthase alpha chain-like isoform X1, producing MASGTVAVAPNSCCFHVSSAKPRFHSILMNHPPKSSLRMRAQGLGISETFSDLRRQGRVAFIPYITAGDPDLSTTAKALKLLDCCGADIIELGLPYNNPILDGPVIQASNKRALAGKTNMEAVISMLKEVVPQISCPIVIYSYYNLILARRSEWFLSALEDAGAKGIIVPDLPFEESADLKREAAKKNIDMVLLTTPTTTKKKMKAISDASEGFIYLVSSAGVTGARDTVNRQVQFLLKEIKEEESSANLSQITCLSCSMFSQKTAKPVAVGFGISKPEHVKQLSLWGADGVIVGSAIVKRLGEANSTEEGLKHVESFVASLTAALPPGDQGLGEEHASSFIMQQRRDNCGKYRDLHLPHLCISITEDVRN from the exons ATGGCTTCCGGTACCGTGGCTGTGGCTCCCAACTCCTGCTGCTTCCATGTTTCTTCAGCAAAACCCAGATTCCACTCCATTCTGATGAACCACCCTCCAAAATCTTCGCTTAGGATGAGAGCTCAGGGGCTGGGAATCTCGGAAACCTTCTCCGATTTAAGAAGACAAGGAAGA GTTGCATTTATACCATACATCACTGCTGGTGATCCTGATCTATCGACAACAGCAAAAGCCCTGAAGCTACTGGACTGTTGTGGTGCTGATATAATCGAGTTGGGGTTGCCATACAATAATCCTATTTTGGATGGTCCTGTGATACag GCATCAAACAAAAGAGCCTTGGCTGGCAAGACAAACATGGAAGCAGTCATCTCCATGTTAAAGGAG GTAGTTCCACAAATCTCTTGTCCGATTGTAATATACTCATATTACAATCTAATACTGGCCCGCAGAAGTGAATGGTTCTTGTCTGCATTGGAAGATGCTGGTGCCAAAG GGATTATTGTGCCAGACCTTCCATTTGAAGAGagtgctgatttgaagagagaagCTGCCAAGAAAAACATTGATATG GTTTTGCTCACTACACCGACTAccacaaaaaagaaaatgaaggccaTTTCTGATGCTTCAGAAGGATTCATATACCTA GTAAGTTCTGCTGGAGTTACTGGTGCAAGAGACACTGTGAATAGACAAGTccagtttcttctcaaggaaatcAAAGAG GAAGAATCTTCTGCAAATCTAAGCCAGATAACCTGTTTATCTTGTTCCATGTTCTCACAGAAAACTGCAAAGCCTGTTGCGGTTGGCTTTGGCATATCAAAACCAGAGCATGTTAAACAG CTTTCATTGTGGGGAGCTGATGGTGTTATCGTCGGAAGCGCAATTGTTAAGCGGTTAGGCGAAGCTAATTCCACAGAAGAAGGATTAAAGCATGTGGAATCCTTTGTGGCATCTTTAACAGCAGCACTTCCTCCCGGGGATCAGGGACTTGGAGAAGAACATGCTTCTTCCTTCATCATGCAACAGAGGAGAGATAATTGTGGCAAGTACCGCGATCTACATCTTCCTCATCTCTGCATCAGCATCACTGAGGACGTCAGAAACTAG